In the genome of Cryptomeria japonica chromosome 8, Sugi_1.0, whole genome shotgun sequence, one region contains:
- the LOC131046759 gene encoding protein DMR6-LIKE OXYGENASE 1, producing MTSTTHDGFNLNVVEKLMSNGHNHLHVQDKYVFPPGERPDMSQVCTSYAVPVIDLKDLDGPHRVKVINDIRRACEEDGFFQIMNHGVPETVMKSMMDIAKEFFEMPVEDRVSLYSEDPKQAVRVSTSFNVTKDKFFDWRDYLRHPCHPQEEFINSWPQKPALYREVAGKYAKEIRALVLRLLAAISEALGQDSDYLNEIFGKHTQVLHINYYPACPNPDLTFGVAPHSDPRGITVLMQGDLSGLQVLKDGKWVAVEPIPNAFVVNLADQLQVISNGRFKSAEHRAVTNTSTARISIPTFYGPSFDAFIAPAASMVIEEHPALYRGYKFEEYMAAFWSQGLKGKSILDRFKIQVSP from the exons ATGACATCCACAACCCATGATGGGTTCAATCTCAATGTTGTGGAGAAACTCATGTCCAATGGACATAATCATCTTCATGTTCAGGATAAGTATGTCTTTCCTCCGGGTGAACGTCCTGATATGTCCCAGGTCTGTACTTCATATGCAGTTCCAGTCATAGACCTCAAAGATTTGGATGGGCCTCATAGAGTAAAGGTAATCAATGACATTAGGAGGGCATGCGAGGAGGATGGCTTCTTCCAG ATCATGAACCATGGAGTGCCAGAAACTGTGATGAAAAGCATGATGGACATTGCCAAAGAGTTTTTTGAAATGCCTGTGGAAGATAGGGTTTCTCTCTATTCAGAGGACCCAAAGCAGGCTGTCAGGGTTTCCACAAGCTTCAATGTCACCAAAGATAAATTCTTTGACTGGAGGGATTATCTAAGACACCCATGTCATCCACAGGAGGAATTTATCAATTCATGGCCTCAAAAGCCTGCACTTTACAG AGAGGTTGCAGGGAAGTATGCCAAGGAGATAAGAGCACTGGTTCTAAGGCTTCTGGCTGCGATTTCTGAAGCTCTGGGACAAGATTCTGATTATTTGAATGAAATCTTTGGAAAGCATACCCAGGTACTGCACATAAATTACTATCCTGCATGCCCAAATCCAGATCTTACCTTTGGCGTAGCACCTCATTCAGATCCACGTGGCATTACTGTTCTGATGCAAGGAGATCTGAGTGGCCTGCAAGTGCTGAAAGATGGGAAATGGGTTGCAGTAGAACCAATACCCAATGCCTTTGTGGTCAATTTGGCTGATCAACTTCAG GTTATAAGCAATGGAAGATTCAAAAGCGCCGAGCACAGGGCTGTAACCAATACAAGCACTGCACGTATATCTATTCCCACCTTCTATGGGCCTTCATTTGATGCCTTCATTGCTCCTGCAGCATCCATGGTGATTGAGGAGCATCCAGCCTTGTACAGAGGATATAAATTTGAAGAATACATGGCAGCATTCTGGAGCCAAGGTTTGAAGGGCAAGAGCATTTTGGATCGCTTCAAGATCCAAGTCAGTCCATGA